The Hujiaoplasma nucleasis DNA window ATTAAGACCTTTTATCACCTATGAGTATGATTAATGAATTTAGTAGTTAATCACGTGACCAGCGTTAATGGATTTGAGTGCTAGTGTAAACTAGAATTAAGGTGGTACCGCGTGAAAACGTCCTTTGTTTAAGGATGTTTTTTTTGTTTTATTAGGAGGAGAAAAAATGGAAAAAAAAGATTTTAAGGATTCGTTATTAATACCAAAAACGGACTTCCCTATGAGAGGGAATTTAGGTAAAAAAGAACCTGTTATTCAAAGTGAATGGGAGAAGAAAGATTTATATAATCTTGTTTTAAATAAAAATAAAGATTATCCACAATTCTTTTTGCATGATGGACCTCCCTATGCAAATGGATCAATTCATGCAGGACATGCTTTAAATAAAATTTTAAAGGATTTCATTGTTCGTTATAAAAACATGAATGGTTTTAAAGCGCCTTATTTACCAGGTTGGGATACTCATGGTTTACCTATCGAGAATGCTTTAACCAAAAATAAAAAAGTCAATCGTAAAAAAATGAATCTTGCAGATTTTAGAAATTTATGTAAGGATTATGCTTTAGAGCAAATAGATATTCAAAGACAACAATTTAAAAGATTAGGTGTCCTAGGTGAATGGGAAAAACCATATGTTACTTTAGATAAAGATTATGAGGCTGCTCAATATAGGGTCTTTAATCAAATGGTTAAAAAAGGACTTATATATAAGGGTTTGAAACCAGTATACTGGTCACCATCTAGTGAAACAGCCTTAGCTGAAGCTGAAATTGAATATAAGGATGTTGTATCACCTTCAATCTATGTTTCAATGGAAGCTAAAGATACTAAAGATAAGCTTCCTAAACATACTCATTTTGTAGTTTGGACAACAACTCCTTGGACCATTCCTGCTAATTTAGCCATAGCTGTCGGGCCTGAAATTGAATATACTTTAATTAAGACTGATGGCAAACATTATTTAGTTGCCCGTGAAAGATTAGAAGCTTTACAAGATATATTGGACTGGCGTCAAGTCACCAAAGTACAAAATATTTTCGGTTGGGAATTAGAGCATATGACATATAAACATCCTTTATATGATCGTATCTCACCAGTTATTTTAGGTGATCATGTAACCACTGAAGATGGGACTGGTTTAGTCCATACTGCTCCAGGTCATGGTGAAGAAGACTTTATTGTTGGCCAAAAATATGACTTAGAAGTCTATTGTCCAGTTGATGAACAAGGATTAATGACTAAAGAAGCTGGCAAGAGATTTGCAGGTATGTATGTTGAAGATGCTAATGAAGAGATTATTAAAGCTTTGTTTGAAGAAAAATCATTACTAGGTAAATTTGATATTACCCATTCATATCCTCATGATTGGCGTACAAAACAACCTGTTATTTTCAGGGCTACGCCACAGTGGTTTGCTTCTATAGAAATTATTAAAGATGAAATTCTTAAAGAAATTCAAACTATTGAATGGTATCCTAGTTGGGGTAATGTTAGATTATCAAATATGATTAAAGATAGGGGATCTTGGTGCATATCAAGACAAAGAACCTGGGGGGTACCAATTCCTGCTTTCTATACTGAAAAAGGTACAGCAATTTTAGATCCTAAGGTTATTGATCACTTTGCTGATATCGTTGAAAAAGAAGGCTCAAATGCCTGGTATACAAAAGAAGTCAAAGACTTATTACCTCCAGGATACACACATCCTGATTCTCCAAACAACATATTTAGAAAAGAAACAGACATTATGGATGTTTGGTTTGATTCTGGGTCGTCTCATCATGGTGGTATGTTAGATAGGGGTTATGGATACCCTGCTGATATTTATATTGAAGGATCTGATCAATATCGAGGTTGGTTTAATTCTTCATTGATTACTGGGGTGGCGACAACTGGGAAAGCACCTTACAAAACTTTAGTTTCTCATGGTTTTGTCTTAGATGGTGAAGGAAAGAAGATGTCTAAATCTATGGGCAATGTTGTTGATCCTAATAAAATCGCTGATACTTTAGGATCTGATATCTTGAGATTATGGGTGTCTAGTGTTGATTATCAAGCTGATGTTAGACTATCAAATGATTTAATCAAACAAGTATCAGAATCTTATCGAAAGATAAGAAACACCATGAAATTCTTATTAGGAAATTTATTTGATTATAATGACTTAAAAGATCGTAGAGACTTTAAAGAATTAAATGATGTAGATCAATATGTTCTTTATCGAAATAATGAATTAATTAAAGAAGTTAAGGATGCCTATGATACTTATAGGTTTGACTTGGTATATAGAAAAATTACTAATTACGTGACTTTCTTATCTTCATTCTATTTGGATCCAGCTAAGGATGTTCTTTACATTGAAAAAGCTGATTCTATTGAGAGAAGAAATATTCAAACTGTTATTTTTAAAGTCTTGGATACGATGGTCCGTTTACTAACGCCAATTATTCCTCATACTTGTTCAGAAGTGTATGAGTATATTCCAAATATTGAACATTTAGAAGATGCTTACTTATTAGATATGCCTAAGGTAGAAGAACTAGATTTTGAACATATAGAATTAATGGAAGATTTCACTTATTTAAGAGAAGACGTTTTAAAGGCTTTAGAAAATGCTAGAAATGAAAAGATTATTGGTAAGAGTTTAAATGCACATTTGGTTCTTTATCCTAAATCTAGAACTAAGACATTACTTGAAAAACTTAATATTAATCTTGCTCAAGCTTTTATTGTATCTAAACTAGACATTCGTCATACTGGATTTGGAAAGCATAAAGGTAAAGATATATCTATGGACGTATTACCAGCTGAAGGTCATACATGTGATCGTTGTTGGCAAGTTGTTGATCAAGTCAATAAAGATGGTATTTGTCCGCGTTGTGAAAGTGTTGTAGAATCATTATAAGACTATGCCGAAGATTTTCTTCGGCATATTGCCTTGTTAAATTGACACTTACATTATATAATTGTATAATTTAATTAACTATTTAGGAGGAATTAAAATGGAAGTAAACAAATATATTGACCACACATATTTAAAAGCGTTTGGTACAAAGAATGAAATTAAAAATTTAATTGAAGAAGCAAAAGAATACCATTTCAAATCAGTTTGCATTAATCCTGTTCATGTGGCTTATGCTCATGAGCAATTAAGTGATTCTGATGTTTTAGTGTGTACAGTTATTGGCTTTCCTTTAGGAGCTAACACAATTGAAACGAAAATCTTTGAAACTTTAAATGCAGTTAAGAATGGCGCTGATGAAATTGATATGGTTATTAATATTGGTAAATTAAAAGAAAAAGATTATGACTATATTGAAAATGAAATTAATGAAGTTTGTCGTGCTGCAGGTGATAAACTTGTTAAGGTCATTGTTGAGATTTGTTATTTAGATAATGAAGAAATTAAGAAAGTAAGTGAAGTTGTTGGGAGAACACAAGCTGAATTTATAAAGACTTCTACAGGTTTTGGTACAGGTGGAGCAACACCTGAAGCAGTAAAAATCATGAAAGACCATGTCAACGGAAAAGAAGTTAAGGCAGCTGGAGGCGTTCGTTCTAAGGAAGATTTAGATGCTATGGTTGCTGCAGGAGCGACTAGAATTGGTGCTTCAAGCGGTGTTCAAATCATGAAAGGCTTACAGGGTTCCGATTACTAATGAATAAAATACAAGAAGAAATCTTTTTTCTAACTAAAAAATTAACAGGAACCATTAATTTAATAAGGATTTTTTTCTATACGATTATTTCCGCTGGTATTTTAATGATAGTCTTATCTATTTTTAACATGTTGTCATGGGAGATGGCATTAATTACTTTTGGTATTTCTTTACTCTATAGTTTATTAAGAGATGTCTCAATCACAAAGATTTCAAATAAACAAATGGTTAAATATTACCAACATGCTAGATCTAATCACGAAAATATGTCTTTATATATACCTTTACTAGAAAAAACCTATCAAGGTTATTTTCTAAAAAGAGCTGCATTAATCATTGATGATGGTCAATTATATCTTGAAGCCTTTAGGCAAAGAAAAAACGATAAACAAGGTCAAATATCTATACCTGTTAAATATGGTGATAGGTTTGTTATGGATCGTCAGACTATTGATAAGAATCATCAATCGATGACTATTGATTCAACGTTTTCAGGTCAGTATTACCGTTTTTCTATAGTTAATCATAAGAAAGCAATTGAGAATATGAATATTGCTAAAAAGGGAGGAAAATAATAATGTCAACACCACATATAAAAGCTGATAAGAATCAAATTGCAAAAACTGTTTTAATGCCTGGGGATCCTTTAAGGGCACAATATATAGCTGAAACTTTTTTAGAAAATGTAGAAAAGTTTAATGATGTACGGAACATGTATGGCTTTACTGGCTATTATAATGGCAAAAGAATTTCTGTGATGGGCTCTGGAATGGGGCAACCATCTATAGGTATCTATTCTTACGAATTATTCAAATTTTTTGATGTTGAAAATATTATTAGAATTGGATCTTGTGGAGCATATACTAAGGATTTGAATTTATACGATACCATACTTGCAAAAGATGCTTATTCTGAATCTTCATATGCCTTTGTTCAAGGTGGAGAAAAAAGAGATACTTTAGAGGCTTCTAAAGTTCTTAATGAAAAATTGAGCAAAATTGCTGAAAAATTAAGCATACCTTTACATGTTGGAACCATTCATTCTTCAGATGTTTTTTATAGAGAAAATGGAGAAGTTGCTTTAGAATTAGCTCAAAAGAGAAATTTACTTGGTGTTGAAATGGAATCATTTGCTTTGTTCCATAACGCCAATGTTACTGGTAAAAACGCTGCTTGTTTATTAACCGTCTCTGATTCTTTGGTTACCCATGAAGCAACAACCCCAGAAGAAAGACAATCTGCTTTTACAAATATGATGAAAATCGCTCTAGAAATGGCTGAATAAGAAGGATGGAAACATCCTTTTTTCCTAGGAGAATATGAAAATAAGTAAAAAGAATATTCAGGGCATTGATGTTGTATACATTCATGCCAGTAAATATAAGCATATGCTTATCGGCATATGTCTTAATTCAAAAATAAATCAAAATAACTATAATCAATTGAATATGTTGCCGAGTTTACTTGAAGAAAATAACCGAATTTATAAAACAACTGATCAATTAAATGTTGCGTTAGATTATTTATATGGCGCGACTTTTTTCACGTCTGTATTCCAAAGAGGTCATTTATTCTCTAATCAATTTTTCTTAAAACTTATTAATGAAAAATATGTAGAAAATGAAGAGGGCTTAATAGAATCAGCCTTTTCTTTAATGAAAAATATTATCTTCGATCCTAAGAAATATAAACATAAACTAACAAAAAAAGCTGTTGATGATAAGATTAAAGAGACTTATGAGGCTATGAATACCATCAAACAAGATAAAGCGACATTGGCTTATGTTAATTTTGTTAAGAAAATATCAGGTGACCTACCCCTTATTTTTCCGTTAGAAAGCCAATTGGGTCTGGTTGATCAAGATTCAATGACACAAGTCTATCAACAATTAATTCTTCAAGATCAGCTTAAAATTTATGTGATTGGTGATTTTCATGAATCAGTCTTTGATCAAGTGATTGGTCATGTCTTTAATGAATATGTACCGAGTCAAAAAAGAAATGATATTCAATTATCACTACCCTTTAATCATGATGGTTCTCTTATTGAATGGGTTGACTATGATGATGTTAGTATTTCAAGGGTCTATTTAGGTTATCATATTGAGGTTGAGAGGAACACCAAAGAAGCTGATACCATTGAGTTGTTATCAAGGATTATTGGTGGTGATTCACAATCTAAATTGTTTATGACTATTCGTGAGGAAATGCAATTGGTTTACATGATTTATTCATCTTATCTATATGAGATTAATACCTTGATGATTCATTTTGAAAGTGAAGCAAGGGATGAAAATGTGGCTATTGATAGGATTAAAGAAATCATTCTTAATGTATCTAATGGAGATATCTCAGAGGATGAAATTCAAAGGGCAAAACGTTCACAAATCAAATCATATCGATCAGTTTCAGATAGTTTGTATGGACTCTTAAAATTAAATATTAATGAAGATATTATGAAAAATTCAAGTTTTAATTTAGATGATAGAATTAAGGCTGTTGAATCGGTCACAAAAGAAGATATGATTAAACTTGCTCAAAAATTAAGTTTAAGTCATCTTTACAAATTTGTGAAGGAGGAACCAGCAAATGAATAAAAAGCGTCTATTAGTTGATGAGACTATGTATGTGGAGACTTTAGATAATGGTCTTAAAATTTATATGCATCCAAAACCTGATTTTGTTGATTACCATGTAAGTTTACAAGTCAATATGGGTGGTGAATCCATTGACTATGAATTTGGTTCAGATAAATTTGTGATTCCTTCTGGTATGGCTCATTTTTTAGAACATGTTATGTTTGAAAATCACGAATCGAATTTAAGTGATGTTTTTTCTGCTTACAATGCTGATGTAAATGCATCAACGTCTAGAGATTTAACTCGTTATTATTTCTCTGCTCAAGAAAACTTTGAACAAGTGTTAAGAATCTTTCTTGATCATTTTTCTTCATTTGATATATCTGAAAGAGTGATTGCTAAAGAAAGAGCCATCATATTAAAAGAAATTAAAATGTATGAGGATAACTTGTTTTATCAAGTTCATGATGATTTGATGAAACATATGTACCGTGACCCTAAAGTATGGGAAGACATTGCTGGAAGTAGTCAGTCAGTCAAAAAGATAAACAAAGAACTAATTGATCGTACAATTTCACATTTTTATCAAGCAAGAAACATGTATTTAGTTATTACTGGCCCCTTTGAACCCGAAGAAGTTAAAAAAATTATTCATCAGTCAAAAATTACTGAATTAGCCGATCAAGAATACTTGCCAGTATTAAATTATGATTTAAAAGGCTCTAAAAAAAGAAGTATATACAAAACCAATCAAAAACAAAGTGTAGAGTATCTTGCTTTAGGTTTGAAAATCGATTTGTCCCTATTTAATCATTTGGAAACCAGTCAAAAAAGATTAGCGATTATCATGTTTTTTGAACATTTCTTTAATGAAAGTTCTAAGAATTATCAAATACTGAAGAAAGAAAAATTAATTAATTATTCTTACTATCAAACCACATCTATTATGGATCAATATGCTTACTTTTTTGTTTCTTCAGAATCTAAATATCCTAGTAAGTTAAAAGATAGACTTATAGAGATGTTGATGAAACTTGAGATGATTGACGAAAGATTATTTACTGCTTCAAAGCGAGCAAGAATAGGGCATTATATTGGGTACTTTGACTCAGCTAAATCTATAATGTCAGCTATTATTGACTTTACCAAAAAATCAATTGATTTTGAGAACTATATTAATAATGTCAGCCATATTTCTGTAAAAGATTTAGAAATAAATAAATCGTATATTAAAAAAGAAAATATATATACTGTTATTTACGCAAAAAAATAGACTGATTTTATGATATAATAGTTTTGGAGTGATGATATGAAAATTACATCGAGTGAATTTATAATTTCAGCTGTTGACAAAGATCAATATCCTAAAGACAATTTGCCTCAAATTGTTTTTTCGGGTCGTTCCAATGTTGGAAAATCTTCTTTTATCAACTCTTTATTAAATATTAAGAATTTTGCTAGAGTATCACAAACACCAGGTAAAACAAGATTAATTAATTTTTTCTTGATTAATAAGTCTTTTTATTTAGTGGATATACCTGGCTATGGGTATGCTAAAGTCTCTCAAGCTCAAATGGTACATTTTGCGACCATGATTGATGAGTATTTAAAGTCTAAGCAAGCCTCTTTAGCAGTTTTATTACTAGATATTAGAAGAATGCCAAATGAAGATGATTTATTAATGTATAATTTCTTTAAGTCTTTTGGTTATGATGTCTTAATGATTTTAACAAAAGCTGATAAGTTATCTAACAATCAAATCAATAAACAAAAGAAAATCATTAGGGATACTATCCAGCCTAGAGATAATGACCAAATGATTGAATATTCAATACAAAGTAAAGTTAACCATGATCTTATTTGGGATATTATAGAGTCTTATATAGGTGATTTAAATGTTAGTCAATTACGATGATATTGCATGTAAATATGATGATTTAATTGAACAAGATATCAAAAAAGCTAGTTTTCCATATGCTGGATATCACCATATACAAGATTTAATTTCAGATGATTTATTGAGTCAAAAGAAGAAATCAAAAGTGTTGGATATTGGGTGTGGAACTGGTAAATTGTATGAAAAAATAAATCCTAACTCATTTCACTTAACAGGCATAGATGCTTCAATAAAGATGTTGAATGAAGCTAAATGTAAATATCCTAAAGCTTCTTTTATTCATTATGATATCTTGAGAGGATTACCTAAGAGTCTCTATGGTCATAAATATGACTATATTATAGTTAATTATGTTTTTATGCACTATCCTTTTGCCACAACCATTGATTTAATTCATGTCTTATTGAATTATTTAGATAAGGGTGGGAAAATTATTATTGCTGGATTACAATTTATTAACCCTTCTAGCAAACAAGAGTTTTTTATTAATCATCAAGATTATAAGGATTTAAACTTATATTTTCATATATACAGTCGTTATGTAAATCAGGTTAGCCAACAATTGGCTTTAAGTTTTTTTGAAATTAATGATTACACAGGAATGATGATTATTGAAAATATCAATGATTTTACTTTACATTTAGAAGATCCTTTGGTAAAATACAAATCAAATACAGTGAAGTGGAGGAGTACTCACCCACAAAGATGTAGAGAGTAAACGGTTGGTGAAAGTTTATGTTTGTTGTGAGGAAGGTAGCCATGGAGTATTTCAGATGAAATAAGTAGTCTGAAACGTATATCTGCGTTAAAGATTTGAGTGCTAGTTTTCTAGAACTAAGGTGGTACCACGGTGATTAATCGTCCTTTATTTAGGACGATTTTTTTTTGGAGGTCAAGAATGTCATATATTAAAGATATTAGAGATAAAGTTTCTGATGATTGGTTGATTCTAAATGCTTCAGCTGTAGTTATTGTTAATGATAAAAATCAAATATTACTACAAAAAAGAGCCGATAATGGCTTATGGGGGTTACCTGGCGGTCTACTGGAATTAGAAGATAGTATCTCTCAGTGTGCCATAAGGGAAGTGAAGGAAGAAACTAATTTAGATATAGAACTCAGTCGATTTATTGGGGTTTTTAATAATCCATTTATGAGATGGAGACAAAGAGACTGTGCTAGAGTCATATCCTATGCTTTTTTAGGGAAAGTAATAGGTTCAAGTTTAAAGGTAAATGACCATGAGTCATTGGAATTAAGGTACTTTAATTATTATGATTTACCAATAATTCATTCAATAGATACATTAGAGATTATTCAAGCTTATTATCACAATCAATTTGGTTATATAGAAGGAGAATTATATCATGGATAAACTATACAATCCGAAACAAGTAGAAAAAGGTAAATATGATTTTTGGCTTAAAAATAAGCTTTTTTCTTCAGGAGATTTATCAAAGAAGCCATTTACAATTGTTATTCCACCACCAAATGTTACAGGTAAACTACATATTGGTCATACTTGGGACAATACCTTACAAGACTTAATCATTCGATTAAAAAGAATGCAAGGTTATGATGCTTTATATTTGCCTGGTATGGATCATGCTGGAATTGCAACCCAAGCTAAAGTCGATCAAAAATTAAGAGAACAGGGTATTAATCGCTATGAACTTGGAAGAGAAAAATATTTGGAGCATGCTTGGAAATGGAAAGAAGAATATTCTGAATATATTCGTGAACAATGGAAGACGATGGGCCTATCTTTAGATTATTCTAAAGAGCGTTTTACTTTGGATGAAGGCTTATCTAAAGCAGTCAATAAGGTTTTTATTGACTTATACAATAAAGGTTTAATTTACCAAGGTGAAAGAATCATTCATTGGGACGTTGAAGCAAAAACAGCTTTATCAAATATAGAAATCGATCATAAAGAAGTTGAGGGGGCCTTATATTATATTAAATATAAGCTTGTAGATAGTGATGACCATCTTGTTATCGCGACCACAAGACCTGAGACTATGTTTGGAGATAGCGCTTTGATGGTGCATCCTGAAGATGAAAGATTTTTAAATTTACATGGTAAAGAAGTCTTTATACCAACAACCCAAAGAAAAATTAAGATAATTACAGATGATTATGTTGATAAAGATTTTGGTACAGGGATCGTTAAGGTTACACCTGCTCACGATCCTAATGACTTTGAGGTTGGTAGAAGACATGATTTAGAGATGCCTTTATGTATGAATGAGGATGGTACAATGAACCATTTAGCTCATAAATATGAAGGGATGCATCGTTTTGAATGTCGAAAAGTATTAGTTAGTGATATGCAAGAAGCTAATTTAATCGATAAAATAGAGAAAATCATCCATAATGTTGGACATTCAGAACGAACAAATGTCATAGTTGAGCCTAGATTATCAAAACAATGGTTTGTAAAAATGGATGTATTAGCTAAACAAGCCTTAGATAAGTCAATTGTTGAATTTATACCTGAACGCTTTAAAAAAATCTTTGTTAATTGGATGGAAGGCATTGAAGATTGGTGTATTTCTAGACAATTATGGTGGGGACATAGAATACCTGTTTGGTATAAAAATGATGAAATATATGTAGGTGAACAAGGACCTAAAGAAGCTGGTTGGAAACAAGATGAAGATGTTTTAGATACTTGGTTTTCATCAGCTTTATGGCCTTTTTCAACCTTAGGTTGGCCAAATGAAACAGATGACCTTAAAAGATATTATCCAAATGATTTAATGGTTACTGGACACGATATTATCTTTTTCTGGGTATCAAGAATGATTTTCCAGGCCATTGAATTTACTGGTGAAAGTCCATTTAAACAATGCTTAATGCATGGATTAATACGTGATGACCAAGGTAGAAAGATGTCTAAATCATTAGATAATGGGGTTGATCCTATTGATGTTGTTAATCAATATGGAATCGATGCTTTAAGATATTTTATTACAACAAACTCGGCTCCAGGACTTGATTTAAGATATGAAGAAGAAAAAGTAGAGTCATCATGGAATTTCATTAATAAATTATGGAATATTAGCCGTTATGTAATCATGAATACACAGGATTTGGAAGATGAAAGCTTAGAGATTAATGCCTTTGAGTTAAACTTTGCAGACCAATGGATTTTAACTAAATTAAATACTATGATTCAGTCTACACAAGGCTTTTTCGATCGCTATGAATTTAATGAAGCTGCTCGTTTAATTTATAATTTCACTTGGAACGATTTTGCTTCATGGTATATAGAAATGGCAAAAATATCGGATGATTTATCAACTAAAAAAGTACTCATCTATGTCTTAGATAAGATTATTAAATTGTTACATCCATTTATGCCATTTGTTACAGAAGAGATTTACCAACAATTACCTCAACATGGTTTATCAATTATGATTGCTAAGTGGCCAGAACCAACAGATTTACATTATGAAGATACAATGTCAAAAGAATGGTTCTTTGAGTTAATTAAAAGAGTTAGAAATGTTCGTAATGAATACCATGTATCATGGTCAAAACCTATTGATTTAATGATTAAAACTTCAAAAGAGAATGAAAAATTCATTTCAGAAAATCGTCATTATATTAATAAGTTCTTAAATCCTAGTTCTATCTTAATTAATCAAGAAAATAATGAACTTGATCAAAGTGTAGCAATCATATTAGCGGATATACAAGTTCATATACCACTTGGTTCCTTAGTTAATATCGAAGAAGAGATCACTAGAATAGAAAATGAAATTAAGGCTTTAGCTGGAGAAATTAAACGTTGTCAAGGCATGTTGAATAATAGTAATTTTATGAATAAAGCACCTCAATCAAAAATTGATGAGGAAAAAGAGAAATTATCATCTTATCAAGAACAATATTCTGAAGCTAAAAAAAGATTAGCGGAGTTAAGTGATTAAAATGTTTACTAGCAAAGAGCAAGCTCAAAATTGGATAGAAAACATTAAAAGATTTGGGTCTCGTCTTGACTTATCAAGAATTAGTAAAGCCTTAGAAATCTTAGGCAATCCTCACAAAGAGTTTAAATCAATTCACGTTGCAGGAACTAATGGTAAAGGATCAACGACTAATTATATTAAGAATATATTAGTAGAATCTGGATTTAAAGTGGGTTTGTACACTTCTCCTTATGTGGTTGATTTTAATGAACGCATTAAAATCAATCATCATAACATATCTGATGAGTCTTTAGTCTATTACACAAATATATTACATGACGTTTCTAATAAGCTTATTGAAGAAGACGAAGAAAATATTATTACTTTTTTTGAAGTATTAACGGTAATTTCTTTTCTATATTTTCGGGATGAGAAAGTTGATTTTGCAGTCATAGAAGTTGGTT harbors:
- a CDS encoding valine--tRNA ligase, whose translation is MDKLYNPKQVEKGKYDFWLKNKLFSSGDLSKKPFTIVIPPPNVTGKLHIGHTWDNTLQDLIIRLKRMQGYDALYLPGMDHAGIATQAKVDQKLREQGINRYELGREKYLEHAWKWKEEYSEYIREQWKTMGLSLDYSKERFTLDEGLSKAVNKVFIDLYNKGLIYQGERIIHWDVEAKTALSNIEIDHKEVEGALYYIKYKLVDSDDHLVIATTRPETMFGDSALMVHPEDERFLNLHGKEVFIPTTQRKIKIITDDYVDKDFGTGIVKVTPAHDPNDFEVGRRHDLEMPLCMNEDGTMNHLAHKYEGMHRFECRKVLVSDMQEANLIDKIEKIIHNVGHSERTNVIVEPRLSKQWFVKMDVLAKQALDKSIVEFIPERFKKIFVNWMEGIEDWCISRQLWWGHRIPVWYKNDEIYVGEQGPKEAGWKQDEDVLDTWFSSALWPFSTLGWPNETDDLKRYYPNDLMVTGHDIIFFWVSRMIFQAIEFTGESPFKQCLMHGLIRDDQGRKMSKSLDNGVDPIDVVNQYGIDALRYFITTNSAPGLDLRYEEEKVESSWNFINKLWNISRYVIMNTQDLEDESLEINAFELNFADQWILTKLNTMIQSTQGFFDRYEFNEAARLIYNFTWNDFASWYIEMAKISDDLSTKKVLIYVLDKIIKLLHPFMPFVTEEIYQQLPQHGLSIMIAKWPEPTDLHYEDTMSKEWFFELIKRVRNVRNEYHVSWSKPIDLMIKTSKENEKFISENRHYINKFLNPSSILINQENNELDQSVAIILADIQVHIPLGSLVNIEEEITRIENEIKALAGEIKRCQGMLNNSNFMNKAPQSKIDEEKEKLSSYQEQYSEAKKRLAELSD